The nucleotide window CCTTTAAATAACAACCTCTGAATCACTGGAAGGGCCGGTTATAAGAAAGAGAATAGTTTCTCAGTTATTACCATGGCAACTCCACACACCATCTTTACTTGTCTATAATTTTAGTGGACCGGTCTGTAACAGACATGCATGCATTTCTTGTAAACGAAGGAAAAAGCCAATCCAACTTGGTTCCATGCTGCCTTCAGGAACAAATATCTCAATCAATAAGAGTAATAGAAACATTAGAAGCAGCTTGTCTAATAACGACAAGAGTTTGGCGGATTGTCAGAAATGTTTTGAATGATTTCCAGACTAAAATTCAAATAACTTGAGGCAATCACCGCAATGAAACGATTGTTGCAATGAGATTTAGGCACACGTCAACAGGTATTTTTGGCCAACTTCTTGTTTGGAAGGGTGTCTTTTCCAGACTATGTTTCATCTCCTTCAGTGTTGGCGTCAGAGCAAATGGAACTGAGGAGCAATAAGTCATGGGGGAAGCAGCGGGCACATTCTGCCGATAAGTTGAGCGTTCTTGTCAACAACTATTACACTAATCCAGTGGTGGCTGATGGAATTTTCTCTGAGGGGTAAAGACatcaatacattttcatcagAATTACCTTTTGTAATTATCTTAAAGAAGAGAAACAGTGAGGACTGAGTTAGCATGATAATAAGCTAGCAAGCACTGTTAACAATCttaacttttattattattattttttaatctttatcTCACTGttagtgacttaaaaaaaaaaaaaaaaaacacccctcgattataaaaatgaacatttggcaacttaattGTGGGGGTGCTGCTTGCCAATGCTTCATGATGCCAACTAGCTGGCTGGCAATCAACCCAGGATGTACAAGCGCCTCTTGTGCAACTgtcggataggctccagcacacctgtCACGAGGATAAGAGTAGAAGGAAGCATAGACATCATCTGGGTGGGTAATAATTCAGCAACTCGGTGGATGGATAATAACTCCACTACAGTTTTGGCCACGTGTGTAAATGTGTTGAAAAGCTAGGTTTATTTTGAAGCCACTCGACGCTTTCTGGTTTTCTGAGCACGGTGCTCCCATGCGCAGTCTTCTTCTGTCAGCTTTGAACAAACACGTGTGGCTGACAAGAGGCCTCTGGCACACAACACAGAAGCATCCAATTCCCTAAACATCAGAGCCATCTCCCAAAACTCTGACAGCAGCACGGGTGAATATTTCATACATTTCATGTTCAcaagaggaggggggggggaatttttGGTGACAGTAGTTCGGTTTATGgtatttgtttgttgtgaaaATGATGGAAAATTGACTTGTAAATTGCTTGTTTGTGTCTCTCCATTAATAGATTTCTGGGAGTCATTTCAAATGTTGACGTCAAATAGCAGTACTGAAAGTGTTCAGGCACTGGTGATGGTGTTGAGAAACTTCCTGGTCAGCTGATTGCTCATTGCGCTATAACATGAAGGAACCGGCACAACTCTGCTGACACTCGTCTCTGGACAGCATCAAGTCAACAGCAGCGGCAGGTTTGTGCCCCGACTCCAACATTTTCGGCTGTCAGATTAGATTTCCTCATATGCTTCTCCCCCTTTCCCCGCAGTCATCTCATTTCTTGTGTCgagagaaaatggatgaatttacTTACGAAGACTTCGGCAACTACACTTATGAGGAAGGCCTGATGCCACATGAGGAAACTGTGCTTCAGCACAAATCGACCTGCATGAGCAAAGCCCTTTGCGTTTCCCTGCTGGTGATCAGCGCACTCATTTGTCTGCTGGGCTTCTGCGGCAACGCGTTGGTCATCTGGATCGCCGGCTTCAAGATGAAGAAGACGGTCAACACCACGTGGTACCTGAGCCTGGCCATCTCCGACTTTGTCTTCTGCACCTTTCTGCCCTTCATAATCACCAACATGGCCATGGAGAAGTGGATCTTCGGACTCTTCCTGTGCAAGTTGGCCACCTCCGTGTTGTTCCTCAACATGTTCAGCAGCATCTTCCTCCTGGTCATCATCAGCGTCGACCGCTGCGCGTCCGTCATCTTTCCCGTCTGGGCGCAGAATCACCGCACGGTACGAAAGGCGTCGCTTGTCGTCATCCTGGCTTGGCTCCTCGCCATCGGGCTCAGCCTTCCGTCTGCCGTCTTCCGTGACGTTCAGAATCAAATGGGCAAGAACGTTTGCTACAACAACTACACGTTGCACCAACACAGTCATCAAATCACCGTCGTCAGCCGCTTTGTGGCAGGCTTTGCCGTGCCTTTCGCCGTCATCAGCTTTTGCTACTCGCTCATCATCCTGAGACTTTGCAACAACCGGATGACCAAATCGTCCAAACCTTTCAAAGTCATGACGGCGCTCATCGTTACGTTCTTCGTCTGCTGGCTGCCCTACCACGTGTTCATCCTGCTTGAGATCAACCACCAACACTACAACCGTTCCGTCTTGACCGTCGGACAGCAGGTGGGAACGTGCCTGGCGGCGGCCAACAGTTTCCTCAACCCGGTGCTCTACGTGTTCATGGGAAATGACTTCCAGCAAAGGTGCAAGAGCTCCTTGCTGTCAAAGATGGAGAACGCCATGGGAGATGACGGTCGCACCACCAGCCGCTACCTGTCCAGGTCCAGCTCCGTCGACGGCAGGGCGTCCACACACATTTAAAGCAGACGTCAACCCGAAACATTTctcgacaataatatgttctatgtgacctcactggtccaatcatgacattttgattaatattacatttgtggaatatgagtaatgaagcaaaatccagccatttttatccatctcggggggcggccattttgccacttgctgtcaactgaagacgacatcagtgttgctcatggctcaggctgtgattggttgttgcattGATGTCATcctaagtcgacagcaagtggaaaaatggcttccccctgtgatggataaaaactgctggattttgctgcttaacgcaTATTCTACGatcacacaatattaaccacaaCACCATagttagaccagtggggctgcataaaacatgttattgtcaaaaaaaaaaaaggggggaggtttgacttctcctttaataTTGTCCAACATACACAAACTTTGAATTCAGTGTTTTACACGACGACAATCTGAGCATCAattgcgtgtttgtgtgcactACAACACGCAATCAGCAATCCTGACGTTCACTTCACGCTGCATttcatcggggggggggggggggggggggggggatgacccCAGCGAAGGCGCCCGCACTTCAGCCGTGTGACAAATAAATCCTGAAAATGCAAATGACTTGCATTTTTCACATCCAAACAATTCACACTGGCGGCGATGACATTCATGAGCGTCTGAGCACATACTCTGCATAGTTGCGcaagccaataaaaaaaaaatcatcgttcctaaaagaaaaaaagaaaaaataagagaaaagaaaatatgtCACATTCATGTTCTATGCAAGTCACTGTCAAAAACAACAGCAGGGAATAATGTGTTGACGTGAGAGTTAATCATTAAGAAGATAAAACAAGAGTTCAGGATAAAAAGTGAAGCATTGAGAGGAACAAGATGTAAACAGACAGCCTATAAATGAATGGAATATAGTTCCTGATTGAAAACACGTAACCAAAACGACATTTAACAATGTGTATccttttaaaagaaaacagGTTTTCTTATACGGTGGACTATTTGTCTGAATGACTTTATACTTGTGAATATTTGCTCgtttctcatttttatttgtgaAGTAGAGGGTGCAACTTCACCTCAGGAAGCAAAAATATGAGTGTACAATTTGTGAAAATCTCAGGATAATCAAATTGTCTTTGGAGAAGGGAAGAGATGCAAGAATTATTTTGTCAATTGCACgctcattaacaaaaaaaaaaaaaaaaaatacggatCTCTCACCTGCCCCAAAATAAATctgtaattgtgtttgtgtttatcgACTGTAGTGGATACTTgtgatgaatgaatgagtggatgcaattttttttttttttttgcaacctgGCGCAGTTAGTTCTCACATGAAGGCCTTTCCTAATGACAATGGGAAATGAACATCTTCATTCAGTCCACTGGCCTGCGCGCTGTAATTGCTTTTGGACAGGAGATTATTAGATGATGAATAGATATCTTTGAACAATAACGTTCATCACTCATGCTGCAGTTCAAATACAACATGTCCGTCCAGCTGTTCTCGCCAGTCAGCAAGCAGTTTGTCGAACGCGAATGAAAAATGTTgctcttgtgtgtgtatgttgttttttttttacattctgttttcattttcagaaATAAAGATTTTGTTCAGGCAATCACCTCTTTGGTGTTCTTAATAATATTTTGCAAAATATGGTTCCATCAATGGAATGACCAAGACagattaaataattaatcttatAATTAGTTATTCGCTGCGGTAAATTAAAAAGCACTGATGACATTAAATggatgacattattattattacagctcAAATACACGGTTGATTACAATTATGTAACCTCAGctaaaaatgttgaataaaataaaaaatgaaatggtgaTTAATGGtggtgcaattttttatttttttggaaggtGCAGCAAGCTTTATGATGAAAAGAATAAATCCTCTGCGCACAACAATAAGATGAATGTGTCTGATTTGCACTGTTGACCTTGGAAATGAGTTTTGCACTCACTTATTTCCTACAGCAGAAACTATTCTATCAGAAGAGCCAGAGAATCTGCTCCTTTTGATGTCGACATCGAGAAAAGACACCCTGCATGGTTACATCACTGAGCCACTATACAGGCTACAATCGTCGATTTCAATATCCTGACAAGCAGAGCATGTGTAGCGTGAAGTCAATCTGTGAGAAACCCACAGAAAACGATACAATGATGATTTCATTTGCAGTCCAAaaactgtttctttttttttttttggttcaagcTCATCACTTTAACAACCGCTTCAATCTCGAGCTCGTTTTTTTGTGCGTGAAAGAGCCAAGAACTGGTatcaattgcatttgtaaacaCAACCCATCTTGTGGTGTCTTTCATACTTGCACCGTGTAGTCTGCTTGAAACAGTTTGTTGACTGACAGATCCTGAACACAAAAATCCAGCTTGTGTgagattgcttaaaaaaaaaagaaaaaaaaatgctgtgcgGCTCAGTTACAAAGCGAGTCTGAGCATGCAATCACACTTCTAGCTAAACCAACTGGTAAATTCAAATCATGTTTGATGCTAAAATGTATAATTAGTAATGTCAAAGTTTTGAAAGGGTTTTGATTGGATGACTTCATTGTGTGCAGGTAAACTGAAACTGctaaaacagtttaaaaaaaaataatatatatatatatagtaagggcATTTAGCTATATTATAGATATATCTAGATAGCTTGACAGAGGAATAGATAGacacatatactgtattatACAGACATATATAGCCTActtattttttgaaatattgatgcacacacacacacacagttagtGAATCCAAATTCGGAATAGCTGGCTCTGGGTGATTTGTTTAGCTAATAAGAGCTGCTGGTGAacataattcaaaaaaaaagttgttaatGTTGTTGGGCGCCAGACAGGAAAATAAATGAGGTATCGTAAATCCTGTCTTGTCATACCTTAAATGCAAAAcgtgtttgtttactttattacaAGACTCAAACTCAGAAAGTTTGCTTATTCTGTCAAGTTGTGAATATCAATTAAGATAGGGCAATATATCACAACGATGCTCATTCCTTTAAACAGGAATACAGTACTActgataaaatattgttcaattgAAAATTCCAATTCCTACCGCGACCTTGGTAGCAACACGGTTACAGTGAAGATGAAATCACGTGTTGTCCTGTGATGGTTGTCGGAGTCGTAGTTCGTTGGGTAGCTCGCCACTCGGATCACCGAGACTTGTGTTCGAATCAAAAGGGGTTTTTTCCATCCGGAAAAAAAACCTGGACTGTAGGTTAGGCCACCAGGGAGAATATAATTAGTCTATTTACTCAAATAAAACATAACTACTAAATAAGATACAGCTATTCACACGGCTGCGTGTCGAAGGAGAACATAACATGGCGCCTGCTTTTAGCACTAAGCCACTCGTATTCACCACCAACAGGCaaatttacacacaaaaataaaccaatgtaacaaaaatacaatacacaGGGGCACTTTATATTGACAAGAAAACTCAAATTACTTCCAGTTATCATTCTCTGCTCTTCGCGAACGACATAAATGCCGAAATGAGGCTTGCTGCGTCATAGCAAACATTTTACAACTACACGTAATTCATTAGGAAAATCGACTTACCAAAACTCGTCTAGTTAAAGGTTTTAGTCCTTCAATAATCACACCCTTCCTCAGGTAGGGATACAAAATGAAGGCTTTAAGTAGAAAAAGTTCTGTAGTTCAACGATGTTGCACCAACGGCAATCTGTGTTCAATGCGCACCTCTCAATCCAGTCTGCTCCGGTCGACTGTGTGGTGGGGGGAGGGGCGATGCattgaaaactttattgttcacaaaaagtaCAATCATGCGTCTAAACAAAATTGTTTACCTTTTGAAGTAGTATTACATATTCACGTATTTGTCACGATCTATTTCTCAAtatttttccatattttatttaactatttaattatcttatttatgtattgattTATTAATTAGTCTTTCACATATGTTACTTCTAACAGGGGTTACACAAGCATATGTCGATTTTTACGTCTTCCTCATTTCCTATTCTTTGGTTTGACTTCCTGGGTCAAAGTCATCGGAACCCTCCTTTCTCCCCTTCACGGATCATTTTAACGTGGCTGCTTCAGGCTCAGCTTTAGTATGTGAGCAGCTGGTGAATGTCACAGTTTCCAAAGTCAGGCGTGAACATTTCCAGTGAAATGCTGACATTACAGTTTGGTAGGTCATACTTTATAGTGCTGGCATCTGATAACGACCCACAGGGCATCCATATGTATGCAGAGTGTGTCCACttcaaaagtaaagccattTGTATCAATAGTAGCAAATGGGTGTGATGGAACAGTACAATAATGGGATTTTTAGATCCTCATTGTGGGTCTGTAGTCAGTGAAATTGTTATTGTGTATGTTTTCATCTCTGTTGATCAATCTCGAGTGGCTTAGAAGAAGCCGTTAACTGTTTCTAATGTAGTCGTATCCTTGTTTCCTTGTTGATGCAAACAGGGAGTGAACACAATGCAGTTCTTACTTGACCCATTTGCCCACATGCTGTAGACCTTTTCCGTCTATGACATCTAAAGCCGAGTGAGTCTCATTTAAATGCAAATGACTCACATTTGAATTACCTGGAACTCAGACGTGCCCTCTGCGgcaaacatacaaacaagagGGTGAGAGAAAATGTTGCTTTGACAAGCTGAGAGGCTGCTTAAGAAACAGTAGAAGATGAACATGTGTTTTATACTAATTCTGTCAGTGCCGATGTTTACCAAAAAAGCATAAAAGTAGGTAAATCGAAACAAAACTAATATTACTATTACTCTCAATAGCATAAAATAGCCTGATAGTCTCATGTCATTTGTCAAAGAATTTGGAAGCTGTAACAACGGGTCTGACTTTGAAACCAAAATAGTAATTCATCATCACGTCCCTGACATTTTGTGTCGCCGAGCCTGTTCAAGGTTACGGATGAGCTATCTGTTTATCCCGCACGACCTTGCGGGCGAGAGGCAGGTTATACCCCGGGCTCATTTCATTGACAATCACAGGACACATGCAAACAAATAACCATTTACAGT belongs to Festucalex cinctus isolate MCC-2025b chromosome 5, RoL_Fcin_1.0, whole genome shotgun sequence and includes:
- the cmklr1 gene encoding chemokine-like receptor 1 encodes the protein MDEFTYEDFGNYTYEEGLMPHEETVLQHKSTCMSKALCVSLLVISALICLLGFCGNALVIWIAGFKMKKTVNTTWYLSLAISDFVFCTFLPFIITNMAMEKWIFGLFLCKLATSVLFLNMFSSIFLLVIISVDRCASVIFPVWAQNHRTVRKASLVVILAWLLAIGLSLPSAVFRDVQNQMGKNVCYNNYTLHQHSHQITVVSRFVAGFAVPFAVISFCYSLIILRLCNNRMTKSSKPFKVMTALIVTFFVCWLPYHVFILLEINHQHYNRSVLTVGQQVGTCLAAANSFLNPVLYVFMGNDFQQRCKSSLLSKMENAMGDDGRTTSRYLSRSSSVDGRASTHI